From one Ignavibacteria bacterium genomic stretch:
- the mreD gene encoding rod shape-determining protein MreD — MASPAMRGLLYATVALVLTVIHVVFLGFVAFGIVTPDLLMILVVWIALEEGQFTATIAGFAIGLLYDAAGADVLGSNALAKTAAGFAAGYFYRPGMGRTTIGSYRFLLIVFAAGLVHNLLYFTLYVQPMQVSFWQFVITFGFATTFYTTVVAVFPMLYVNRKKEW, encoded by the coding sequence ATGGCAAGTCCTGCCATGCGCGGTCTGTTGTACGCCACCGTAGCCCTGGTGCTGACGGTGATCCATGTTGTTTTTCTGGGCTTTGTTGCCTTTGGCATCGTGACCCCGGACCTGCTGATGATTCTTGTGGTGTGGATTGCCCTTGAAGAAGGACAGTTCACTGCCACCATCGCCGGCTTTGCTATTGGCTTACTCTACGACGCTGCCGGTGCCGACGTGCTGGGGTCGAACGCACTGGCAAAAACTGCCGCCGGTTTCGCGGCAGGCTACTTCTACCGTCCGGGTATGGGCCGCACCACCATTGGCAGCTACCGCTTTCTGCTCATAGTTTTTGCTGCCGGCCTGGTCCATAACCTGCTCTACTTTACGCTCTACGTGCAGCCCATGCAGGTAAGTTTCTGGCAGTTCGTGATCACCTTTGGCTTTGCCACTACCTTCTATACCACGGTTGTAGCCGTCTTCCCCATGCTATACGTAAACAGAAAAAAGGAATGGTAG
- the smc gene encoding chromosome segregation protein SMC, which translates to MYLSKLEMVGFKSFGLKTELSFNDGVTAIVGPNGCGKTNIVDAIRWVLGEQKTSMLRADNMEQVIFNGSKARKPLGMAEVSLTIENNKQVLPTEYSQVVITRRLFRSGESQYLLNRTVCRLKDIVELFMDTGVGANAYSVIELKMIETILSDKADERRHLFEEAAGVTKYKVRRKEAQRKLEAAQRDIARVQDIVREVQKTVNSLGRQAEKARQHQEISGTLRQLEHDLFLYELFSLRSEHAVVTASLEQLLGRQQESALSLTNSEAALMEAETRHGAAEESARQAMQREGDLKTYHGTISGELSVCRERITAAERSVARLAREHDESTGEQSTTSEQLHHVLSQAAAAEGQLRDARNQKDEKQNIVDSALYTVQEARRAVAEIRAREQNLQRETGAAKREHDVLKVRYENSSRRRHELRAMAERHHARIAEITAVASEQGRLLPDLQHALEAAEKQLKQAHSRRDELQTKQDEIQVSLDTLRADKAHTQASLEFLVGLVDTAESSGFLLKTQEWKPSTDKITLAEALNTADEHRVAIEAALGDAARYFVVSSRPEADQAIEALLRNKVGKATFLCRDSIPVVPQPPTITSEHGVVGWASELVIADDQLRSAVRGILGSTLITSTISAAWEAIRNGVADRVVTLSGEVVHKVGAVRGGSTTQTEGVRVGRRERIEQLGKRIETLDQQIADATGLAATYRSEYASINLAELSEIVRQATVSRNAVQQKIDAYSAQLAELESAAQGYGQEAASLQDDMVTLEQNIAHTVQILASHDEQITALASELSAADEQVLRAESLHAECILAARQADIEVVRLEGELQSLHSEQRRLTDYKLTISQRNEHRSREKEQLIATIAALNAELQTKEAEAEKIAAQVADVVAGRVQIEKELQESSQTVLRCNEIVRDQRKISDSIIRDIHEVELKKNTLEQHIALLTEPAETTPESGAQLVVHGDGRSAEIPENGAGSDAEGTGPAGDETGMLHQPVSDNGVVDEMDVEKSETSTGEEVSQEWYDSFNKEETVQQSQELRKKLTMMGNVNFLALEEHQRENERLQFMSAQLQDLLESEKTLLQTILEINQTARELFVSTFDRIRANFGDLFKLLFSEDDEADLTMVETEDNDPLDSRIEIIAKPRGKRPHSIEMLSGGEKTLTAIALLFSIYLVKPSPFCILDEVDAPLDDANIDRYLKIIRKFSENTQFLMITHNKRTMEAADTLYGVTMEEPAVSKVVSVQINSNKQPVAV; encoded by the coding sequence ATGTATCTAAGTAAACTTGAAATGGTTGGCTTCAAGAGCTTTGGCTTGAAGACCGAACTGTCATTTAACGATGGCGTTACAGCGATTGTTGGACCAAACGGGTGTGGCAAAACCAATATCGTGGACGCTATCCGTTGGGTGCTGGGAGAGCAAAAAACAAGTATGCTCCGGGCCGATAACATGGAGCAGGTCATCTTTAACGGTTCCAAGGCGCGCAAGCCATTGGGCATGGCTGAAGTAAGCCTTACGATTGAAAATAACAAGCAGGTTCTGCCAACGGAGTATTCACAGGTCGTCATTACACGTCGCCTCTTCAGAAGCGGTGAAAGTCAGTATTTACTGAACCGTACGGTCTGCCGGCTGAAAGACATCGTAGAATTGTTTATGGATACCGGTGTGGGCGCCAACGCCTACTCGGTGATCGAGCTGAAGATGATAGAAACAATTCTCAGTGATAAAGCAGATGAGCGTCGACATTTATTTGAAGAGGCTGCCGGGGTAACCAAGTACAAGGTTCGGCGCAAGGAAGCACAACGTAAACTTGAAGCAGCACAGCGTGATATCGCGCGGGTGCAGGACATTGTGCGGGAAGTGCAAAAAACTGTTAACTCCCTTGGACGCCAGGCCGAAAAAGCACGGCAGCATCAGGAGATCTCGGGTACACTCAGGCAACTGGAGCATGATTTGTTTTTGTACGAACTGTTTAGCCTGCGTAGCGAGCATGCGGTTGTTACTGCATCGCTGGAACAGCTTCTGGGCCGGCAACAGGAATCAGCATTGTCACTGACAAATTCCGAGGCAGCGTTGATGGAAGCCGAAACGCGGCACGGTGCTGCGGAAGAATCTGCACGGCAGGCTATGCAACGTGAAGGCGATCTGAAAACATACCACGGTACCATTAGTGGTGAGCTCTCGGTGTGCCGTGAGCGCATCACTGCCGCCGAACGGTCAGTAGCCCGTCTTGCCCGTGAACATGATGAAAGCACCGGCGAGCAGTCAACAACGAGTGAGCAACTCCACCACGTTCTTTCGCAGGCTGCAGCGGCTGAAGGTCAATTGCGCGACGCACGAAATCAAAAGGATGAAAAACAGAACATTGTCGATAGTGCACTGTATACCGTGCAAGAGGCCAGACGAGCAGTTGCTGAAATCCGGGCGCGTGAACAAAACCTTCAACGTGAAACCGGGGCTGCCAAGCGCGAACACGACGTTTTAAAAGTACGGTACGAAAACAGCAGCCGCCGTCGGCACGAACTACGTGCCATGGCAGAACGACATCATGCACGAATTGCTGAGATAACTGCCGTTGCTTCTGAACAGGGAAGGTTGCTGCCTGACCTGCAACATGCTTTAGAAGCAGCAGAGAAGCAACTGAAGCAGGCGCACAGCCGGCGTGATGAGTTGCAAACTAAACAAGATGAAATTCAGGTTTCATTAGATACACTCCGTGCCGACAAAGCCCATACCCAGGCTTCGCTTGAGTTTCTTGTGGGCCTGGTTGATACCGCCGAAAGCTCCGGCTTCCTGCTGAAAACCCAGGAGTGGAAGCCCAGTACCGACAAAATCACACTGGCGGAAGCATTGAATACAGCCGATGAACACCGTGTAGCCATCGAAGCAGCGCTGGGTGATGCGGCACGATACTTTGTTGTCTCGTCCCGGCCGGAGGCCGACCAGGCAATTGAAGCACTACTGCGAAACAAGGTAGGGAAGGCAACATTCTTGTGCCGGGACAGCATTCCGGTTGTGCCTCAGCCCCCTACAATTACTTCTGAGCACGGAGTGGTTGGCTGGGCAAGTGAACTGGTGATTGCCGATGATCAGCTGCGTAGCGCAGTGCGTGGCATTCTTGGGAGTACGTTGATTACCTCTACGATTAGTGCAGCATGGGAAGCAATTCGCAATGGTGTTGCTGACCGTGTAGTTACTCTCTCCGGTGAAGTTGTTCATAAGGTCGGAGCTGTACGTGGAGGCAGTACTACGCAGACGGAAGGTGTACGAGTAGGGCGGCGTGAACGGATTGAACAGTTGGGCAAGCGGATTGAGACACTTGATCAACAGATTGCCGATGCAACCGGTCTTGCAGCCACGTACCGCTCCGAATACGCCTCCATCAACCTGGCTGAATTGTCAGAAATTGTACGGCAGGCAACGGTTTCCCGCAATGCGGTTCAGCAGAAAATTGATGCGTACTCCGCGCAACTGGCCGAACTTGAATCAGCGGCTCAAGGTTATGGGCAGGAAGCTGCGTCACTGCAGGATGATATGGTTACTCTGGAGCAGAACATTGCTCATACAGTTCAGATACTTGCCAGCCATGATGAGCAAATCACTGCTCTGGCCTCCGAGCTATCGGCAGCGGACGAGCAGGTACTGCGTGCCGAGTCTTTGCATGCTGAGTGCATTCTGGCTGCACGCCAGGCTGATATCGAAGTGGTGCGTCTGGAAGGCGAACTTCAGTCATTACACTCAGAGCAACGTCGCCTTACCGATTACAAGCTCACCATCAGTCAGCGCAACGAACACCGCTCGCGCGAAAAAGAACAGCTCATCGCTACCATCGCCGCTCTTAACGCAGAGTTGCAGACCAAGGAAGCTGAGGCAGAGAAAATTGCGGCGCAGGTTGCCGACGTGGTTGCCGGTCGTGTACAGATTGAGAAAGAATTGCAGGAGAGCTCACAAACAGTACTCCGTTGTAACGAAATCGTTCGCGATCAGCGAAAAATCTCTGACAGCATCATTCGCGATATTCACGAAGTTGAGTTAAAGAAAAACACGCTTGAACAACATATTGCCTTGCTTACAGAGCCCGCCGAAACCACGCCGGAATCCGGAGCCCAGTTGGTGGTACATGGCGACGGCAGATCTGCTGAGATCCCGGAAAATGGAGCGGGTTCCGATGCAGAAGGAACAGGCCCCGCCGGTGATGAAACCGGTATGCTGCATCAACCGGTTAGTGATAACGGTGTGGTGGATGAAATGGACGTTGAAAAGTCTGAAACATCCACAGGCGAAGAGGTCAGCCAGGAATGGTACGACTCGTTTAACAAAGAAGAGACCGTACAGCAAAGTCAGGAACTTCGGAAGAAGCTAACAATGATGGGTAACGTGAACTTTCTTGCACTGGAAGAACACCAGCGCGAGAACGAGCGGCTCCAGTTCATGTCGGCCCAACTTCAGGACTTGCTCGAGAGCGAGAAAACGCTGCTACAGACGATTTTGGAAATCAACCAGACGGCACGTGAACTGTTTGTAAGCACGTTCGACAGAATTCGGGCTAACTTCGGCGACTTATTCAAGCTCTTGTTCAGTGAGGACGACGAAGCGGATCTGACGATGGTAGAAACCGAGGATAACGACCCGCTGGACTCACGGATCGAGATCATTGCAAAGCCGCGTGGTAAACGTCCTCACAGCATCGAAATGCTTTCCGGTGGCGAAAAAACCCTCACGGCCATTGCCCTGCTCTTTTCGATTTACCTGGTTAAGCCAAGTCCGTTCTGTATTCTTGACGAAGTGGATGCCCCGCTCGACGATGCCAATATTGACCGGTATTTAAAAATCATTCGTAAGTTTTCGGAAAACACGCAGTTCCTAATGATTACACACAATAAACGTACGATGGAAGCTGCTGACACGCTGTATGGCGTTACCATGGAAGAGCCCGCTGTCTCGAAAGTTGTGAGCGTACAAATCAACTCAAATAAACAGCCGGTAGCCGTGTAA